From Alloacidobacterium dinghuense:
CGGCGCCAACCTGAGCGATGTTGAGAAGGCGAACCGCACCAAGTCCCTCGATGAGAAGGAAAAGGCCTTTCAGCGCCTCGGGGAAGACACCCAGAACGACTTCCAGCAGGATCTGCAGCAGACCTACACCCAGCTTGCCGAGAAGGTCTTCGGTGTCCTTCAGACCTATGCTCAGCAGAATGGCTATAGCCTCGTGATTGACGGCAGCACCCAGCAGAGCCCGGTCCTGTGGGCCAACCAGGGAACGGATATCTCCGCCGCAGTCATCCAGGCCTACAACCAGAAGTCGGGTGTCCCTGCGCCTGCAACTCCAGCGGTCGGAAGCACGCCTGCGGCTCCAACGCCGCATCCAACCACCCCGCGCTCCACAACCCCTGCTGCTCCCAAGCAGTAATAGCTTTCAAAGAGCTTAAAAAGACCCCGATTTCGGGGTCTTTTTATTTCTCAGTTTTTGCGATTCGATGGGCATGCAAAATGCACCGGAATCTGTGGAAAAAAATGTGGAAGAAATTTTCTGCGCTGACGGGAAATCCCTTAAGAAAACGATTAGAGCCTTAAAAGCCTTTCAAAATGGGGCTGCAACCTCTTTGTTTTCAATGGCGTCTTGTTACTAAAGTACTCTTGCCCTTGAACAAAAACATGCTGCCTATTAGTGGAGATTGAATTTGCACTTTCCACAGATCGCATTAAAGGACTGTAACTCCACAGATTGAAAGAGATAGCCTAACGGCTGTTGTCTTCGCCCAGCTTGAGCACGGCAAGAAATGCCTCCTGCGGGATGTCTACTTTGCCCACTCGCTTCATACGCTTTTTGCCTTCCTTTTGCTTTTCCAACAGCTTGCGCTTACGGGAAATGTCGCCGCCGTAGCACTTGGCGATCACATTCTTGCGCAGGGCTGAAACCGTCTCGCGGGCAACGATTTTCGCCCCGATAGCCGCCTGGATGGCGACTTCAAACTGCTGCCTGGGAATAAGCTCGCGCATCTTCGAGACCAGCGCCTTGCCGCGCTCGTAAGCAAATTCGCGGTGAACGATAATCGACAGCGCATCCACCGGCTCGCCCGAGACCAGAATATCCATCTTCACCATAGGCGAATCCCACGTTCCTGCAAGGTGATAGTCGAGCGAAGCATACCCGCGCGAGACAGACTTCAACCGGTCGTAGAAATCGAGCACGATTTCGTTCAGAGGCAATTCGTAGGTCAGCATCACGCGCGTCGGCGAGACGTATTCGAAATTCTTCTGCCGCCCGCGCTTTTCTTCGACCAGCTTCAGAATTCCGCCGACGTATTCTTCGTTTGTGAGGATGGTCGCGGTGATGATCGGCTCTTCGATCTTCTCGATCTCGCTCGGATCAGGCCAGCGCGATGGATTATCGACTTCGAGCATTGACCCGTCCGTCATCGTGATCTTGTAACGCACGCCGGGAGCGGTCGTGATCAGGTCGAGGTCATATTCGCGCTCCAGCCGCTCCTGAATGATCTCCATGTGCAGCAGGCCGAGGAAGCCACAGCGAAATCCAAAGCCAAGCGCCGCCGAACTCTCCGGCTCGAAGAAGAACGACGAATCATTCAGCCGCAGTTTCTCCAGCGCATCGCGCAGCAAAGTGTGTTCATGGGAATCAACCGTGTAGAGACCGGCAAAGACCATCGGCTTGAGTTCTTCAAACCCAGCGAGCGGCTCAGCCGCGGGCCGATTGTCTTCCGTGACCGTATCGCCAATCTTCGTATCGGCAACGTTCTTGATCGTCGCCACAAAGAACCCGACTTCGCCCGCCGACAGCTGATCAATCTCAACCGGCTTCGGCGTCAGTACACCCAGCGATTCGATATCGAAGACCTTGCCATTCGACATCAGACGGATCTTCGCGTTCTTGCGCAGCGTGCCATTCACAATACGGGCTAGCACAATCACGCCGCGATACGCATCGAACCATGAATCGAAAATCAGCGCTTGCAGCGGAGCATTCGCATCGCCCGTCGGTGTAGGCAGCCGATGCACAATCGCTTCCAGAATGTCTGGCACGCCTTGTCCGGTCTTGGCGCTCACCGGAATCGCATCGGTGGCATCGAGGCCGACGGCCTGCTCAATCATCTCCTGCGTACGCAGAATGTCAGCGCTGGGCAGGTCAATCTTGTTGATGACCGGGATGACCTCAAGCCCGTGGCTGATGGCAAGAAACGCATTTGCCAGCGTCTGCGCCTCCACTCCCTGCGAGGCATCGACGACGAGCAGCGCGCCTTCGCAGGAAGCCAGCGAGCGCGATACTTCGTAGGAAAAATCCACGTGCCCCGGCGTGTCGATCAAATTCAACTGATACGTTGTCCCGTCTTTTGCCGGATACATCATGCGCACCGAATGCGCTTTAATCGTGATGCCGCGCTCGCGCTCGAGGTCCATCGCGTCCAGCACCTGCGCCTGCATCTCGCGCGCGGTAAGCGAGCCGGTCAGCTCCAGCAGCCGGTCAGAGAGCGTGGATTTGCCGTGATCGATATGCGCGATGATCGCGAAATTGCGAATAAGCTTGCTGTCCATGAGAAAAACGCGAGGCCGAAGGGCCTGCTTCCGGAGAAACTTCCCTGACTCACTGCTTTATTATCGCATCCAAAGATGGCGAGCAAGCGTCCGCAGCCCATACAATAAAGCAGTAAATCCGAATGGTTGTCCCCAGACTCTCAAGCGCCGCTCTTGTTGCGGCTATAGCATGTCTCTCATTTTGCCGCGCTGGCGCTGAAGGCTTCGTTTCCCCATTTCTCTCCGAACCGCAAAATGCATCGACGCAGGCCGCACCCGCGCCGCAGAAAACCGCACCGCCCGCAATATCATCCCGCGACCAGTCACTCATCGACAGCGTGGAAAAGGCCTATCAGATCGGCCTCAGCAATTATCGTGACGGCCACATCGCCTCGGCAAAATCCAATTTCGACTATGCCGTCGACATGATGCTGCGCAGCGGCATCGACATCAAAAACGATCCAGCCATCAGTGAAGAATTCGATCGCGTCGTGGACGCGATCAACACACTCGAACTCGACGCCCTGCGCGAAAACAGCATTCAAACGGCGCAACAGCATCCTGAAGATACGCCCGTCGATATCGCCAACGACGTCACCTTCCCCGCCGATCCGAAGGTCAGAGCGCAGGCCGAAGCTGAGCTGAAGACCACGCAATCCGATCTGCCGCTCGTCATGAACGACTACGTTGCGAGCTACATCAATTTCTTCTCAAACACCACCAAGGGCCACAACACCATCGTCAACTCGCTCACGCGTGCCGGCCGCTACAAGGACATGATCCAGCGCGTGCTCAAGGAAGAGGGAGTGCCGCAGGACCTCATCTACCAGGCAGTCGCCGAATCCGGCTTCCGTCCGCAGGCGATCAATCCCCGCTCACGCGCCGGAGGCATGTGGCAATTCATGCCCGGCGACGCCTTTGCGCCGCAAAAGAGCGCATGGTATGACGAGCGCTTCGATCCGGAAAAGGCCACGCGCGCTTACGCGAAATACATCAAATACCTCTATAACCAGACCGGCGACTGGTATCTCGCCATGGCCTCTTATGACTGGGGCGCAGGCAACATTCAGCGAGCCGTCGAGCGCACCGGCTACGCCGACTTCTGGGAACTGTATCGCCGCAACAATCTTCCCCAGGAAACAAAGAATTACGTCCCCATCATTCTCGCCGTCACCATCATGGCGAAGAATCCGACGCAATACGGCCTGACGGATCTCGTCGCTGATCCACCGCTCGTCACCGACAAGGTCACGACAAATTACGCCGTCGATCTCCGCCTTGTCGCCGATGTCGTCGATGCTCCGATCCAGGAAATCGTCGGGCTCAACCCGAGCCTGCTGCGCATGAGCACACCGCCGGATGAGTCCTTTGATCTGCAACTGCCGCCGGGTGGCAAGGAACTCTACGAGAAGCGCATCGCCGAGATCCCCGAAGAGAAGCGGCGCTATTGGCGCTTCCATCTTCTCTCCCATGACGAATCCCTCGAAGAGGTAGCTCGCCAGTATCGCGTATCGGCTTCGGAGATAGCCTTCGTTAATCAGCTCAGCTCCACCACGGCCGACCTCAGCAACATCGATTCGCTGGTCATCCCCGTAGCCCCTGTGGCAGCCACGTCGTCGGCGCGAAACAGCATGTATAAAATTGAGCGCGGTGATACTCTCGTAACCGTGGCTGATCGCTTCGGTGTCACTGTCGATCAATTGCGCCGCTGGAACCACATCGGCAGTGGCGCCATCATCCCGGGACACAAGCTGTATGTCACCGAACCGGCGCGTATCTCCGCTACATCGCGCTCCCGTAAGGGAAAGGCAACAGCCGCGAACACGCAGGCTGCATCTCACCTTGGAGCGCACGGAGAAAAGCAGGTGCATGCAGAGCAGAAGGCCACCACCGCGACACACACCACATCTGTAAAGGGAAAGAAAACCAGCCAATGACGCTCACTATATACTTGCGTTCATTGGCAAGCCGTTGCATGCTGTTGCTATAATCCGCGCCGCAGGGCATTTTGATTCTGTGGCAGAACGGAAAACAGGCACCGAAGCCGGAGGGCATTTTCATGCAGGAAGAACGCAAACTTTACGCGAAGAACGATGGTGAATTTGAACCTGAAACGGACGATTATTCAGAAGAAGGTGAAGACAGCTTCGGTGAGGATGAAGAAGAGGAGGAAGTGAGCATCTCCATCTCCTCTGACGATGATGACATCGAAGATCTCGACGAAGGCGGGGGAGAATCATTTGAAGAACCCGCAATCGTTGCCGAAGAAGTAATTGTGGCTGTGCCTGCCGCTCCGGCAAAAAAGGCCGCGAAGAAGGCCGCGAAAAAAGCTCCGGCAAAAAAAGCGGTTGCCAAAAAGGCTTCCCCAAAGAAAGCAGCAAAGAAGGCTCCGGCCAAGAAAGCTGCCGCGAAGAAAGCTCCGGCGAAGAAAGCCGCAAAGAAGTCTGTCGCTAAGACCAGCAGTAAGGGCGCTCGTAGCGGCGGTAAAGCTACGAAGAAATCCGTGGCTAGTAAGAAGAAGAGCGCAAGCGGTAAAAAATCAACCAAACGAGGTACTACTTTGGCAGTAAAGAAGGCAGCAAAGAAGGCGGCGGCCAAGAAGGCTCCTGCAAAGAAAGCAGCAAAGAAGGCAGTAAAGAAGGCTCCTGCAAAGAAGGCAACCAAGAAGGCAGCAAAGAAGAAGTAACCACGTAGTTTTTCAGGCAAGCAAAAGAGCCCGGCTCATCGCCGGGCTTTTTTGCGTCTGCAGGATGGGACTTTAAGGCGTTTTTAGCTGAACCGTCTGAGCAAGTCTTCGCTGCCTGCTGTCGAAACTGTAAAAGGTGTCGGCCTTTACCTCGAGAGCAGCGGCCACATGCAAAGGGTCTGCTGTTCTCGTTCCAAATTTCGCTGTCGTCCGCAACGAGAGCTGGCGCGCTTTTTCAAAGACCTCGTCGGTCAGCGCTGAAATACGAACAACGCCACTCTGGGCATCATTGTCGAAGTCCCTCCGGGAGATGCGCGCCTGCGCTGCGGAAATTTCTTTGCGAAAGACCTTCAACTCAAGCGCGTTGCACAACTCCAGCTCAACCAATGCAGAAATAAAAAGGGCTGTGGGCGCAGTTGCGATCATATGGGCGGCGATCGTCGAGTTGGCATCGACGCTGTAGAGTGAAACCAGGAAGCTTGTATCGAAGTAAGCCTTCAATATCGATCCCGATCCTCGGCAACAATCTCAGCTCCTGTCGTAGCTGGAATCTGATCGCCATAGATAGCACGCAAACGCCCGATAAAATCAGGCATCTTGACCGTCCCCTGAGCCTCAGGCAACAGCCGAGCTATGACCGTGTGCCGTTTCGTGATCTCAATCTCCTGTCCCTGCCGCAAG
This genomic window contains:
- a CDS encoding OmpH family outer membrane protein, with protein sequence MKRSLTLVCMLASGLGVSALAQTSSAATTDPAPNAPSTTAVAPSGGAKIAVIMFQPAVMQTNEGQRNFADLQKKYDPKRTQLKTMSDEIDSLKKSLQASGANLSDVEKANRTKSLDEKEKAFQRLGEDTQNDFQQDLQQTYTQLAEKVFGVLQTYAQQNGYSLVIDGSTQQSPVLWANQGTDISAAVIQAYNQKSGVPAPATPAVGSTPAAPTPHPTTPRSTTPAAPKQ
- the lepA gene encoding translation elongation factor 4, coding for MDSKLIRNFAIIAHIDHGKSTLSDRLLELTGSLTAREMQAQVLDAMDLERERGITIKAHSVRMMYPAKDGTTYQLNLIDTPGHVDFSYEVSRSLASCEGALLVVDASQGVEAQTLANAFLAISHGLEVIPVINKIDLPSADILRTQEMIEQAVGLDATDAIPVSAKTGQGVPDILEAIVHRLPTPTGDANAPLQALIFDSWFDAYRGVIVLARIVNGTLRKNAKIRLMSNGKVFDIESLGVLTPKPVEIDQLSAGEVGFFVATIKNVADTKIGDTVTEDNRPAAEPLAGFEELKPMVFAGLYTVDSHEHTLLRDALEKLRLNDSSFFFEPESSAALGFGFRCGFLGLLHMEIIQERLEREYDLDLITTAPGVRYKITMTDGSMLEVDNPSRWPDPSEIEKIEEPIITATILTNEEYVGGILKLVEEKRGRQKNFEYVSPTRVMLTYELPLNEIVLDFYDRLKSVSRGYASLDYHLAGTWDSPMVKMDILVSGEPVDALSIIVHREFAYERGKALVSKMRELIPRQQFEVAIQAAIGAKIVARETVSALRKNVIAKCYGGDISRKRKLLEKQKEGKKRMKRVGKVDIPQEAFLAVLKLGEDNSR
- a CDS encoding lytic transglycosylase domain-containing protein: MVVPRLSSAALVAAIACLSFCRAGAEGFVSPFLSEPQNASTQAAPAPQKTAPPAISSRDQSLIDSVEKAYQIGLSNYRDGHIASAKSNFDYAVDMMLRSGIDIKNDPAISEEFDRVVDAINTLELDALRENSIQTAQQHPEDTPVDIANDVTFPADPKVRAQAEAELKTTQSDLPLVMNDYVASYINFFSNTTKGHNTIVNSLTRAGRYKDMIQRVLKEEGVPQDLIYQAVAESGFRPQAINPRSRAGGMWQFMPGDAFAPQKSAWYDERFDPEKATRAYAKYIKYLYNQTGDWYLAMASYDWGAGNIQRAVERTGYADFWELYRRNNLPQETKNYVPIILAVTIMAKNPTQYGLTDLVADPPLVTDKVTTNYAVDLRLVADVVDAPIQEIVGLNPSLLRMSTPPDESFDLQLPPGGKELYEKRIAEIPEEKRRYWRFHLLSHDESLEEVARQYRVSASEIAFVNQLSSTTADLSNIDSLVIPVAPVAATSSARNSMYKIERGDTLVTVADRFGVTVDQLRRWNHIGSGAIIPGHKLYVTEPARISATSRSRKGKATAANTQAASHLGAHGEKQVHAEQKATTATHTTSVKGKKTSQ
- a CDS encoding type II toxin-antitoxin system VapC family toxin translates to MKAYFDTSFLVSLYSVDANSTIAAHMIATAPTALFISALVELELCNALELKVFRKEISAAQARISRRDFDNDAQSGVVRISALTDEVFEKARQLSLRTTAKFGTRTADPLHVAAALEVKADTFYSFDSRQRRLAQTVQLKTP
- a CDS encoding type II toxin-antitoxin system Phd/YefM family antitoxin, translated to MKRASVRDLRYSFNKIERLLRQGQEIEITKRHTVIARLLPEAQGTVKMPDFIGRLRAIYGDQIPATTGAEIVAEDRDRY